A genomic window from Lycium barbarum isolate Lr01 chromosome 4, ASM1917538v2, whole genome shotgun sequence includes:
- the LOC132638216 gene encoding uncharacterized protein LOC132638216 gives MAFYMDEEQFWKCPKHPSKRRRNGVCHVCLKDRLVILCPDCANVRPCACSASATSSSSSASSSSGRSAAVSGGASDGVGRVSNLIDSEPAFRRSRSVGIPFLRSRTKNSGDIKNQPVTKTASFWSVFKLSNKSKRSGGSESDELAEEKGNIHGDNSNDFPDGRIEDFAKMMMRSRSLSVAITSGNCNKSPAKSKGWHFPSPMKVFRQSKASKLVHERSPLYSG, from the coding sequence ATGGCGTTCTACATGGACGAAGAACAATTCTGGAAATGTCCAAAACACCCCTCAAAGCGACGAAGAAACGGAGTTTGCCATGTTTGTCTCAAGGACCGTCTCGTCATACTCTGCCCTGACTGCGCTAACGTACGCCCCTGTGCTTGCTCCGCCTCTGCCACGTCATCATCTTCCTCCGCTTCGTCATCCTCCGGTCGCAGCGCCGCCGTTAGCGGCGGCGCTAGCGACGGAGTTGGACGAGTTTCTAATCTCATAGATAGTGAACCGGCGTTCCGGCGGTCGAGATCCGTCGGAATTCCGTTCCTCCGATCACGAACTAAAAACTCCGGCGATATAAAAAATCAGCCGGTTACTAAAACGGCGTCGTTTTGGTCGGTTTTTAAGTTGAGCAATAAGAGTAAGAGAAGCGGAGGATCAGAGAGCGATGAATTAGCAGAAGAGAAAGGGAATATTCATGGTGATAATAGTAATGATTTTCCTGATGGTAGAATTGAGGATTTTGCGAAGATGATGATGAGATCAAGATCATTGAGTGTAGCGATAACGTCCGGTAATTGCAACAAGTCGCCTGCGAAGTCGAAAGGATGGCATTTTCCAAGTCCAATGAAAGTTTTCCGGCAATCCAAGGCTTCGAAATTGGTTCATGAACGGTCGCCTTTGTATAGcggttaa